From Spirosoma aerolatum, one genomic window encodes:
- a CDS encoding ATP-binding protein, with product MIAPPSTTETDFLAGGGETAALIRTFNWAETPLGPIDQWPQSLKTATNLMLNTRQPVWIGWGPTATFLYNDAYIPVLSLAKHPWALGKPAATVWEEIWDFCGPLADKVFQQGESSFVDDVRLFMNRGGFLEETFYSFSYSPIRDETGKVAGLFCPNTEVTSQNLNTRRLATLSALASNILTERTTRSACASAAQTIYQNPDDIPFALLYLINADTKALQLEQAIRIPANNNRLTNSISAANAFSSYPLNIPLMDVIEQGKAMVSSWTNSEGLSPGPAGQPITQAMVLPLIAPGQQKTIGILVAGINPTRPLDSNYRTFYELVANQVATAIQQSQAAEEERQRIEQLAELNRAKSLFFSNISHELRTPLTLILGPLEELLQDVNHPLATHQQTQVEAAHRNAQRLLRLVNTLLDFSRLESGRLQAAFTPTDLSTFTTDLASNFRSVIEKAGMQLVVDADPLPELVDVDRNMWEKIVLNLLSNAFKFTLKGTITVRLTNLQNNRIRLTIDDTGVGIPSAELPRLFERFHRVEGSKGRSFEGTGIGLALVHELVELHGGTIQVSSELDRGSTFCVQIPVHQPRQSRAPERSSTGSADLFVADANLMLSALPDSQSLLHEPSPSKTDRSDKRILLADDNADMRAYIHRLLSQYYAVDTVADGREALEAIQRQQPDLLLSDIMMPNLDGAELLRILKGDPKTAHIPVMLLSARAGEEATLDGYAAGADDYLTKPFSANELLVRVQSQLKLAQDRQETQQKLRHLFREAPVAIAIVEGPQHILTLTNNLYLALTDRQENQLIGRPFLDVFPELIAQGIGLVLDQVFQSGEPFAVAEQAVELTRHGQLSTGYYSYSFQPLTDSLGQITGIIMVAYEVTESVKARLQLEESQQQFEQLADLIPQIVWTARPDGTSDYYNQQWYIYTGLAKDTYGNEGWIHVIHPDDQKRCLELWAHSIQTGEPFQMEYRFADHRQPGQYRWFLGRSVPVRDSEGTIVKWFGSATDINDQKQAEAILRQSEIRFRSIADTAPVLIWISGVDKLCTFFNKGWLDYTGRTMDQEIGNGWSQGVHPDDFQRCMTTYTTSFDARQEFYMDYRLRRHDGEYRWVAERGKPWFDPNGTFMGYIGGCTDIHDSKVANEVLERRVADRTRELKNLNMELERSNLDLMQFASVASHDLKEPLRKIQAFSTLLLASLEGKLETAEQEHFKRIVRAAARMQTLVDDVLRLSKLSRLDAQFEPVNLNAIIARIQDDLEITIQDKEALIEVGNLPVVDGVPGQLHQLFQNLISNALKFVSNRTPQVTIESCPVTDQMRTEFGLSDHDYMAINVTDNGIGFDMQYVEKIFGMFQRLHRRETYEGTGIGLTICRRIVENHHGYIRAFSRPGEGATFQIILPVHQVHNSVPN from the coding sequence CTACAGAAACTGATTTCTTGGCCGGAGGGGGTGAAACGGCCGCGCTTATTCGCACCTTCAACTGGGCCGAAACTCCATTAGGTCCTATTGATCAGTGGCCACAAAGTCTTAAAACGGCCACCAACTTAATGCTCAACACCCGCCAACCGGTATGGATTGGCTGGGGCCCCACAGCCACTTTTCTGTATAACGATGCTTATATTCCTGTATTAAGTCTGGCCAAACATCCTTGGGCATTAGGTAAACCAGCTGCAACTGTCTGGGAAGAAATATGGGACTTTTGCGGGCCACTGGCCGATAAGGTTTTCCAGCAGGGCGAGTCTTCATTTGTCGATGATGTCCGCCTATTTATGAACCGGGGAGGATTTCTGGAAGAAACCTTCTATTCGTTCTCGTATAGCCCTATCCGTGACGAAACCGGCAAGGTAGCTGGCTTATTTTGCCCTAATACTGAGGTAACGTCCCAAAACCTGAATACTCGCCGACTGGCAACCCTGTCGGCTTTGGCCAGCAATATACTGACGGAGCGTACAACCCGCAGCGCCTGTGCCTCAGCCGCTCAAACTATTTACCAAAATCCCGATGATATTCCTTTTGCTTTACTTTACCTAATCAACGCCGATACAAAAGCCCTGCAACTGGAGCAAGCCATTCGCATACCAGCCAACAACAATCGATTAACCAATTCTATATCAGCCGCTAACGCCTTTAGTTCCTACCCGCTAAACATTCCGTTGATGGATGTTATAGAGCAAGGGAAAGCTATGGTTAGTTCATGGACAAACAGTGAAGGATTGAGCCCTGGCCCGGCCGGACAGCCCATTACGCAGGCCATGGTTCTACCTTTGATTGCTCCCGGTCAGCAAAAAACGATTGGTATACTGGTAGCGGGTATCAATCCTACCCGTCCCCTCGACTCAAATTACCGGACGTTTTATGAGCTGGTTGCCAATCAGGTTGCGACAGCCATCCAACAGAGTCAGGCAGCCGAAGAAGAACGACAGCGAATTGAACAGCTAGCCGAGCTAAACAGAGCCAAATCGCTATTTTTCAGCAACATAAGCCATGAGCTTCGTACACCACTCACGCTGATACTGGGGCCTTTGGAAGAACTGCTTCAGGATGTTAACCATCCGCTAGCTACTCATCAGCAAACGCAGGTAGAAGCTGCTCACCGCAACGCGCAGCGCTTACTTCGATTAGTCAATACGTTGCTTGATTTCAGCCGTCTGGAAAGTGGACGGCTCCAGGCCGCGTTTACACCTACCGATCTATCGACCTTTACAACGGATCTGGCCAGCAATTTCCGGTCGGTTATTGAGAAGGCGGGTATGCAGCTCGTAGTTGATGCCGACCCCTTGCCCGAATTAGTGGATGTGGATCGGAATATGTGGGAAAAAATCGTTCTGAATCTTTTATCTAATGCATTTAAATTTACCCTAAAGGGCACCATCACCGTCCGACTGACCAACTTACAAAACAACCGCATACGACTAACCATAGACGATACGGGTGTGGGGATTCCTAGTGCAGAACTGCCTCGGCTGTTCGAACGATTTCACCGAGTCGAAGGGTCAAAAGGCCGATCGTTTGAAGGCACAGGTATCGGACTGGCACTCGTTCATGAACTGGTCGAATTACACGGAGGTACCATCCAGGTCAGCAGCGAGCTGGATCGGGGCAGTACATTTTGTGTACAAATACCCGTTCATCAGCCGCGGCAGTCAAGGGCACCAGAACGATCATCGACAGGCAGCGCCGACTTGTTTGTGGCCGATGCCAACCTGATGCTTTCCGCTTTGCCAGATAGTCAATCGCTTTTACACGAACCCTCGCCATCCAAAACTGACCGTTCTGATAAGCGCATACTGCTGGCCGACGACAATGCCGATATGCGGGCTTATATCCATCGGTTGCTTAGTCAATATTATGCTGTAGATACCGTTGCCGACGGTCGTGAAGCCCTTGAAGCCATTCAGCGCCAACAGCCTGATCTACTTTTATCCGACATTATGATGCCCAATCTGGATGGGGCTGAATTACTAAGAATTCTTAAAGGAGATCCTAAAACAGCTCATATTCCAGTGATGCTTCTGTCGGCCAGGGCGGGGGAAGAAGCAACCCTCGACGGCTATGCCGCCGGGGCCGACGATTATCTGACCAAGCCCTTTTCGGCCAACGAGCTGCTGGTTCGTGTGCAATCACAATTGAAATTAGCTCAGGACCGCCAGGAAACCCAACAGAAGCTTAGACACTTATTCAGAGAGGCACCTGTTGCTATTGCCATTGTCGAAGGTCCTCAGCATATTCTTACCCTCACCAACAACCTCTACCTGGCCCTAACCGACCGTCAGGAAAATCAATTGATTGGCAGACCCTTTCTCGATGTATTTCCCGAACTGATCGCTCAGGGAATAGGCCTGGTACTGGACCAGGTTTTCCAGTCGGGCGAACCGTTTGCGGTAGCCGAGCAGGCCGTTGAACTAACACGACATGGCCAATTATCGACTGGCTACTATAGTTATTCTTTTCAGCCTTTGACTGATTCGCTCGGGCAGATTACCGGTATCATCATGGTTGCCTACGAAGTCACCGAATCGGTAAAGGCTCGCCTTCAGCTTGAGGAAAGCCAGCAGCAGTTTGAACAACTGGCCGATCTGATCCCGCAAATTGTCTGGACTGCCCGGCCCGACGGCACGTCTGATTACTATAACCAGCAGTGGTACATCTATACGGGTTTAGCGAAAGATACCTATGGCAATGAGGGCTGGATTCATGTCATTCACCCCGACGATCAGAAACGCTGCCTTGAATTGTGGGCGCATAGCATACAGACCGGCGAGCCGTTTCAGATGGAATACCGCTTTGCCGACCATCGGCAGCCAGGGCAATATCGTTGGTTTCTGGGCCGATCGGTACCCGTTAGAGATTCAGAAGGCACTATCGTTAAATGGTTCGGTTCGGCTACGGATATTAATGACCAAAAACAGGCCGAAGCGATTCTTCGTCAGAGTGAGATTCGGTTCCGGTCTATTGCCGATACAGCTCCGGTACTCATCTGGATATCAGGCGTCGATAAGCTATGTACGTTTTTCAACAAAGGCTGGCTAGATTATACCGGCCGTACAATGGATCAGGAAATTGGCAATGGCTGGAGTCAGGGCGTCCATCCTGATGACTTTCAGCGTTGTATGACTACCTATACAACCTCATTCGATGCTCGTCAGGAATTTTATATGGACTATCGGCTTCGGCGTCATGATGGTGAATATCGGTGGGTTGCCGAACGTGGGAAGCCCTGGTTCGACCCTAATGGCACTTTTATGGGCTACATCGGTGGCTGTACCGACATTCATGACAGCAAAGTAGCCAATGAGGTGCTGGAACGACGCGTTGCCGATCGAACGCGGGAATTGAAAAATCTGAATATGGAACTCGAACGGTCCAATTTGGATTTAATGCAGTTTGCCTCGGTAGCCAGCCATGATCTGAAAGAACCTCTCCGCAAAATTCAGGCTTTCAGCACCCTGTTGCTGGCTTCGCTTGAGGGCAAACTAGAAACTGCCGAACAGGAACATTTCAAACGGATTGTTCGGGCAGCCGCCCGGATGCAAACCCTGGTCGATGATGTATTACGACTATCAAAACTCTCAAGGCTGGATGCTCAATTTGAACCGGTAAATCTGAATGCCATTATTGCCCGTATTCAGGACGATCTGGAGATAACCATTCAGGATAAAGAAGCATTAATCGAAGTCGGAAATTTGCCCGTTGTTGATGGTGTTCCCGGACAACTGCATCAACTGTTTCAAAACCTGATCAGCAATGCACTAAAATTCGTCAGTAATCGCACACCTCAGGTGACCATAGAAAGCTGCCCTGTAACAGACCAGATGCGAACTGAATTTGGCTTATCAGACCATGACTATATGGCAATCAATGTAACAGACAACGGCATCGGCTTCGATATGCAGTATGTGGAGAAGATTTTCGGCATGTTCCAGCGGTTGCATCGACGAGAAACCTATGAAGGAACAGGTATTGGCCTGACGATCTGTCGGCGGATCGTTGAAAATCACCACGGCTATATACGGGCTTTCAGCCGACCAGGTGAAGGAGCTACTTTCCAGATTATTCTACCCGTTCATCAAGTCCACAATTCTGTCCCGAATTAA